From a single Okeanomitos corallinicola TIOX110 genomic region:
- a CDS encoding ABC transporter ATP-binding protein, with translation MFNRNILLKFSKPYPGLIVLTILLGFSGALFNGVSTALIVPIILKIVGQEVNLQGAPGILQLFINPFDSLPENYKDLAMAGAILGIITLKNLANYLNSITSSSLSRMIISDMREDGISMLLKVDIDYYNKMKVGDLINRLGSEINRASVFIGNTIRLITLLITILVFVGLLLSISWQLTIAATFVMLILTFINQFFINQSKKFGRQISDFSRLYSIAVLEVLNGIRLVKSTGNEQREYERIKNLIRIREKSDFKQQVNSQAISPLSEVVGIACLLMIVFLSKTLFSEQLTSISTILLTYLILLLRTLPLIAQLNNLRSSFANITASIDVVSDFLRVDNKVFMSNGKLTYKKLKRGVHFQSISFTYPNHDRQVLKDVDLYLPRGTTLALVGGSGAGKSTLADLLPRFYDPTSGCIKFDGMDLREFDLGSVRKNMGIVSQDTFLFNDSVRNNIAYPKPEATDEEIIQAAKLANAYEFISKLPQQFDTVIGDRGVMLSGGQKQRLAIARALLQNPEILILDEATSALDTVSERLVQAAIDELSRDRTTLVIAHRLSTVRKADKIAVLDQGSVVEVGTHEELLQKGGYYSHLYSIQFAKKTDTSGNRNQSLLRISYEIRTQLNSLIGLLQLLINNLIDNDQERQELLEQSYKSVWRIINTIDVFDDVINLQIKGQLVAIAEQNHSSVTAYYQKFSCIFDEFRSGLNPTLSCLRTVADNVTDNYESQNQLLTEAYEVTIYLLKNLEKFEQTIQV, from the coding sequence ATGTTTAATAGAAATATACTGCTGAAATTTTCTAAACCTTATCCCGGACTGATTGTACTAACAATATTATTAGGATTTTCTGGAGCTTTATTTAATGGTGTTAGTACAGCTTTGATTGTCCCAATAATTTTAAAAATAGTAGGACAAGAAGTAAATCTTCAAGGCGCTCCTGGCATTTTACAACTATTTATAAATCCATTTGATAGTCTGCCAGAAAATTACAAGGACTTAGCAATGGCTGGAGCAATTTTAGGTATTATTACTTTAAAAAATCTAGCTAATTATTTGAATTCAATAACATCTAGTTCCCTCAGTCGGATGATAATATCCGATATGCGAGAAGATGGAATTAGTATGTTGTTGAAGGTAGATATAGATTACTACAACAAGATGAAAGTAGGTGATCTAATTAATCGGCTAGGTTCGGAAATCAATCGTGCATCTGTTTTTATTGGTAACACTATTAGATTAATTACTCTATTAATTACAATTCTAGTTTTTGTTGGTTTGTTATTATCAATTTCTTGGCAATTAACAATTGCTGCAACGTTTGTAATGTTGATACTAACATTTATTAATCAGTTTTTTATTAATCAGTCGAAAAAGTTTGGTAGGCAAATTAGTGATTTTTCTAGGCTTTATTCAATTGCGGTGCTTGAGGTTTTGAATGGAATTAGGTTAGTTAAGTCAACAGGTAATGAGCAAAGAGAATATGAGCGGATAAAAAATTTAATTAGAATTCGCGAAAAATCAGATTTTAAACAGCAGGTAAATTCACAAGCCATTTCTCCATTGAGTGAAGTGGTGGGAATTGCTTGTTTACTGATGATTGTATTTTTGAGTAAAACTTTATTCTCCGAACAATTAACCTCAATTTCTACCATACTCTTGACATACTTGATCTTATTGTTAAGAACGCTACCCTTAATTGCCCAATTAAATAATCTTCGTAGTAGTTTTGCCAACATTACTGCAAGTATAGATGTAGTCAGTGATTTTTTAAGGGTAGATAACAAAGTTTTTATGAGTAATGGGAAACTAACTTATAAAAAATTAAAACGAGGAGTACACTTTCAGTCTATTTCTTTTACATATCCCAACCATGACAGACAGGTACTAAAAGATGTGGATCTATATTTACCTCGTGGTACAACTTTGGCATTGGTAGGTGGTTCAGGTGCAGGTAAGTCTACATTAGCAGACCTTTTACCAAGATTTTATGATCCGACAAGTGGTTGTATTAAGTTTGATGGTATGGATTTGCGAGAGTTTGATTTAGGTTCTGTACGAAAAAATATGGGAATTGTTAGTCAGGATACTTTTCTTTTTAATGATTCAGTCAGGAATAACATTGCTTATCCTAAACCAGAAGCTACAGATGAAGAAATTATCCAAGCAGCAAAACTAGCTAATGCCTATGAATTTATTAGTAAATTACCTCAGCAATTTGATACTGTGATAGGCGATCGCGGTGTGATGTTATCCGGTGGACAAAAACAAAGATTAGCGATCGCTCGCGCACTGCTACAAAATCCAGAAATTCTGATTTTAGATGAAGCTACCAGCGCTTTAGATACGGTTTCTGAACGGCTGGTACAAGCTGCAATTGATGAACTAAGTCGAGATCGCACTACCTTAGTCATTGCACACCGACTTTCTACAGTCCGGAAAGCAGATAAAATTGCCGTCTTAGATCAAGGAAGTGTAGTAGAAGTTGGAACTCATGAAGAATTACTACAGAAAGGTGGTTACTACTCACACTTGTACTCAATACAGTTTGCTAAAAAAACTGATACTTCTGGCAACCGTAACCAAAGCTTACTTCGCATATCTTATGAAATTCGTACCCAACTAAACTCACTAATTGGATTGTTACAGTTATTAATTAATAATTTAATAGACAATGATCAAGAGCGTCAAGAATTACTTGAACAATCTTATAAATCAGTATGGAGAATCATCAACACTATTGATGTTTTTGATGATGTAATTAATCTCCAAATTAAAGGCCAGTTAGTGGCAATTGCTGAACAAAATCATAGCAGCGTTACTGCATATTATCAAAAATTTAGTTGTATATTTGATGAATTTCGATCTGGTCTTAATCCTACACTTTCTTGCCTTCGCACAGTAGCCGATAACGTTACAGACAACTATGAATCCCAAAATCAATTATTGACAGAAGCTTATGAAGTTACTATTTATCTGTTGAAGAATTTAGAAAAATTTGAGCAAACAATTCAGGTATAA